In the genome of Sphingobacteriaceae bacterium, one region contains:
- a CDS encoding site-2 protease family protein encodes MSLGKVFGTPVFIHPGLALLLALAAASGYLRETVIIIGSLLTHELAHLAVARGFNAVVDRVTLYPFGGVAQVPGLTAMDPPVAALMALAGPFNNLVLVLAGVWAGRWWSLDPGLLGLFLQVNSLLVVVNLMPALPLDGGRVVQALLRLRRGDRGAARQLLWFGYGVAAALLLAGTVSWLLEVRQPNLFVLAAAVFLAARDEAVAGEHAFLRPVWQRRAELSRRGLLPVKVLAAPATLSLGELLPHLGSRHYYVVWVLDGDLRPRGLLAEGDLLAAAMAGRYRDSLAELLDKGSSI; translated from the coding sequence ATGTCCCTGGGCAAGGTCTTCGGCACGCCGGTTTTCATCCATCCCGGGCTGGCCCTGCTGCTGGCGCTGGCCGCGGCGTCCGGCTACCTGCGGGAAACGGTCATCATCATCGGCTCCCTTTTGACCCACGAACTGGCCCACCTGGCGGTGGCCCGGGGCTTCAACGCCGTGGTGGACCGGGTCACCCTCTACCCCTTCGGCGGCGTGGCCCAAGTGCCGGGCCTTACGGCCATGGACCCGCCGGTGGCGGCCTTGATGGCCCTGGCCGGCCCCTTCAACAACTTGGTGCTGGTGTTGGCCGGCGTCTGGGCCGGGCGCTGGTGGAGCCTCGATCCCGGACTGCTGGGGCTGTTTCTCCAGGTGAATTCCCTGCTGGTCGTGGTCAACTTGATGCCCGCCCTGCCTTTGGACGGCGGCCGGGTGGTGCAGGCCCTGCTGCGGCTGCGGCGGGGGGACCGGGGCGCCGCCCGGCAACTCCTTTGGTTCGGCTACGGGGTGGCGGCGGCCCTTCTCCTGGCGGGCACGGTGTCCTGGCTCCTGGAGGTGCGCCAGCCCAACCTGTTCGTCCTGGCGGCGGCGGTGTTCCTGGCGGCCCGGGACGAGGCGGTGGCCGGCGAGCACGCCTTCCTGCGCCCCGTCTGGCAGCGGCGGGCCGAATTGTCCCGCCGGGGCCTGCTGCCCGTCAAGGTATTGGCGGCGCCCGCCACCCTGTCATTGGGGGAGCTGCTGCCCCATCTGGGCAGCCGCCACTACTATGTGGTATGGGTGCTGGACGGCGACCTGCGCCCCCGGGGCCTGCTGGCGGAAGGGGACCTGCTGGCCGCCGCCATGGCCGGCCGGTACCGGGATTCCCTGGCGGAACTTTTGGACAAAGGATCATCAATATGA